In a genomic window of Shouchella clausii:
- the bshB1 gene encoding bacillithiol biosynthesis deacetylase BshB1 codes for MEETVDILACGAHPDDIEIGMGGTVATYIQKGYNVAFLTLTLAELSSNGDIASRQQEAKAAAQQLGVSTRYQLEFPDRGLTYIGEEKLEEVVDIIRLTKPTLVFMPAADRHPDHGQCGALIKEAIFNAGIRRYGNGEPHKVKAAYSYFINGFAKPDFVVDVTDSHSAKVAALQAYKSQFVAQGGVQTPLTDGYIETVIARDRLFGKEVGVALAEGFVAEKPLVMANLLEGCGR; via the coding sequence ATGGAAGAAACGGTTGATATTTTAGCTTGCGGCGCCCATCCAGATGATATTGAAATCGGCATGGGGGGAACAGTTGCAACTTACATACAAAAAGGGTACAACGTCGCTTTTCTTACTTTAACGCTTGCTGAGCTGTCGTCGAATGGCGATATAGCGAGCCGGCAGCAGGAAGCAAAAGCAGCTGCGCAACAATTAGGAGTGAGTACACGTTATCAATTGGAGTTTCCTGATAGGGGGCTGACATACATAGGCGAGGAAAAATTGGAGGAAGTGGTCGACATCATCCGCCTGACGAAGCCAACGCTCGTGTTTATGCCAGCGGCTGACCGCCATCCAGACCATGGTCAGTGTGGGGCTTTAATCAAAGAAGCCATTTTTAATGCGGGCATTCGTCGTTACGGCAATGGTGAACCCCATAAAGTAAAAGCTGCGTACAGCTATTTTATTAATGGCTTTGCCAAGCCTGACTTTGTTGTTGATGTAACCGATAGCCACTCTGCTAAAGTGGCGGCGCTTCAAGCATACAAAAGCCAATTTGTTGCACAAGGTGGGGTGCAGACGCCATTAACTGATGGTTATATTGAAACAGTGATTGCGAGAGATCGTTTGTTTGGCAAAGAGGTAGGGGTGGCATTAGCTGAAGGGTTTGTTGCCGAGAAGCCACTTGTGATGGCAAATTTATTAGAAGGGTGCGGGCGCTGA
- the bshA gene encoding N-acetyl-alpha-D-glucosaminyl L-malate synthase BshA has protein sequence MEKLRIGISCYPTVGGSGVVATELGKQLASRGHEVHFITTEIPFRLDDKVYPNIFFHQVEVNQYAVFKHPPHDLSAASKIAEVILTHELDLLHVHYAVPHAICAILAREMSGKDIKIMTTLHGTDITVLGFEPSLRPLIRYGIEQSDIVTAVSYDLARQTNELVRTDKPIQTVYNFIDEQVYYPKQVEQLRACYGLSETEDIIIHISNFRPVKRIMDVLKTFQLIVKSRDAKLLLIGNGPELPIARQFVEENGLTNDVLMLGNQKHVAELLSMSDLMLLLSEKESFGLVALEAMACGVPVIATKIGGIPEVVEDEVTGYLCPLGNIEEAAAKAISLLADDKKRQAFKRAALKRVKQSFDSQHIVSQYERLYEAMLKGEPL, from the coding sequence GTGGAAAAATTGCGAATTGGCATTAGCTGTTACCCGACAGTTGGAGGATCCGGCGTAGTGGCGACAGAACTAGGAAAACAACTAGCATCTCGGGGGCATGAAGTCCATTTTATTACGACGGAAATCCCCTTCCGCCTTGATGATAAAGTTTACCCAAACATTTTTTTTCATCAAGTTGAAGTCAACCAATACGCTGTATTTAAACACCCGCCCCATGACTTGAGTGCAGCCAGCAAGATAGCTGAAGTCATTTTAACGCATGAGCTTGATTTGCTTCATGTCCATTATGCTGTTCCGCATGCAATTTGCGCGATTCTTGCACGGGAGATGAGTGGTAAAGACATAAAGATCATGACGACGCTCCACGGTACAGATATTACCGTACTAGGGTTTGAGCCGTCTTTGCGGCCGCTTATTCGCTATGGGATTGAACAGTCCGATATTGTCACAGCTGTGTCCTATGATCTGGCCCGGCAAACAAACGAGCTAGTACGTACTGATAAGCCGATTCAGACCGTTTATAATTTTATTGACGAACAAGTGTATTATCCAAAACAAGTGGAGCAATTGCGGGCGTGTTACGGCCTTTCGGAAACGGAAGATATCATTATCCATATTTCGAATTTCAGGCCAGTTAAACGGATTATGGACGTGTTGAAAACATTTCAACTCATTGTTAAAAGCAGAGATGCGAAATTGCTTTTAATCGGCAATGGGCCAGAGTTGCCAATTGCGAGGCAGTTTGTGGAAGAAAACGGCTTGACAAACGATGTCCTTATGCTAGGCAACCAAAAGCATGTTGCTGAATTGTTGTCTATGAGCGATTTAATGCTGTTGTTAAGCGAAAAAGAAAGCTTTGGTTTAGTGGCGCTTGAAGCGATGGCATGCGGGGTACCTGTGATCGCGACAAAAATTGGTGGCATCCCGGAAGTTGTTGAAGACGAAGTAACTGGTTATTTATGCCCCCTTGGGAACATTGAGGAGGCAGCTGCAAAAGCGATTTCCTTATTGGCGGATGATAAAAAGCGCCAAGCCTTTAAACGAGCGGCGCTTAAACGAGTAAAGCAGTCGTTTGATTCGCAACACATCGTTAGCCAATATGAGCGTTTATATGAAGCCATGCTTAAAGGGGAGCCGTTATGA